A window of the Roseburia sp. 831b genome harbors these coding sequences:
- a CDS encoding ABC transporter ATP-binding protein: protein MIEINHLVKKYGSHVAVDDLSLTVEPGKIYGFLGPNGAGKSTTMNIITGYLAATSGEVKLNGYDILKQPEKAKKCVGYLPELPPLYMDMTVREYLNFVAELKKIEKSLRSRYVDEAMEITKISDVSGRMIRNLSKGYRQRVGFAQAVLGYPEIIILDEPTVGLDPKQIIEIRDLIKELGKKHTVILSSHILTEISAVCDHVFIISKGKLVASDSTENLVNLMSGAQEIELLVKGDGELLAKQLQQLGEVEHLEKAVSEEKETSKFVLTATKGVDLREKVFAACVEHGAVILEMKTVTKSLEDVFLQLTSSQEGVQAEC, encoded by the coding sequence GTGATTGAAATCAATCATTTGGTAAAAAAATACGGCAGCCATGTTGCAGTCGATGATTTGTCACTGACGGTAGAACCTGGAAAAATTTATGGTTTTTTGGGACCAAACGGTGCTGGAAAATCGACTACGATGAATATCATTACCGGTTATCTGGCTGCTACAAGCGGAGAAGTAAAATTAAATGGGTATGATATTTTAAAACAGCCGGAGAAGGCAAAAAAATGTGTCGGATATCTTCCGGAGCTTCCGCCACTCTACATGGACATGACTGTGCGGGAGTATCTGAATTTCGTCGCAGAGCTGAAAAAAATTGAAAAAAGTCTGCGTTCCCGTTATGTGGATGAGGCGATGGAAATTACAAAGATTTCGGATGTGTCAGGACGAATGATTCGAAATCTTTCCAAAGGATATCGTCAGAGGGTTGGATTTGCACAGGCAGTGCTTGGATATCCGGAAATCATTATCCTGGATGAACCAACGGTCGGTCTTGATCCAAAACAGATTATCGAAATCCGTGATTTGATTAAGGAATTAGGAAAAAAACATACAGTCATTTTAAGTTCCCACATTTTGACTGAAATCAGTGCCGTTTGCGACCATGTATTCATTATTTCAAAAGGAAAGTTAGTGGCAAGTGATTCTACGGAAAACCTTGTAAATCTGATGTCCGGTGCACAGGAAATCGAACTTCTTGTAAAAGGAGATGGTGAACTGCTTGCAAAACAGTTGCAGCAGCTTGGTGAAGTAGAGCATCTTGAGAAAGCTGTTTCCGAGGAAAAAGAGACAAGTAAGTTTGTCCTAACTGCAACAAAAGGTGTTGATTTGCGTGAAAAGGTGTTTGCAGCATGTGTTGAACATGGCGCCGTTATCCTTGAAATGAAGACCGTGACGAAATCGTTAGAGGATGTCTTCTTACAGCTTACATCATCACAGGAAGGAGTACAGGCAGAATGCTAG
- a CDS encoding adenylosuccinate synthase, which produces MVTAVVGANWGDEGKGKITDMLANEADIVIRFQGGANAGHTIVNNYGKFALHTLPSGVFHSHIMNIIGNGVALDIPKVINEIKSITDRNVPAPNIMISDRAQMVMPYHVLFDQYEEERLGKNSFGSTKSGIAPFYSDKYAKIGFQVSELFDEELLQEKVKRTCETKNIMLEHMYHKPLLKEEELLATLHEYRDMVAPYVGDVSLYLDKALKEGKRILLEGQLGTLKDPDHGIYPMVTSSSTLAAYGAIGAGIPPYEIKKIVTVCKAYSSAVGAGAFVSEIFGDEADELRRRGGEFGATTGRPRRMGWFDCVASKYGCRMQGTTDVAFTVLDVLGYLDEIPVCVGYDIDGEVTTDFPVTAKLEKAKPVFKKLPGWKCDIRGIKKYEELPENCRKYVEFIEEQIGYPITMVSNGPGRDDIIYR; this is translated from the coding sequence ATGGTTACAGCAGTAGTAGGCGCTAACTGGGGCGACGAAGGAAAAGGTAAAATCACAGATATGCTCGCAAACGAGGCAGATATTGTTATTCGTTTTCAGGGAGGAGCAAATGCAGGACACACTATCGTAAACAATTATGGTAAATTTGCATTACACACATTACCATCCGGCGTTTTCCACAGCCATATTATGAATATTATTGGAAACGGTGTTGCGTTAGATATTCCAAAGGTAATCAATGAGATTAAATCCATCACAGACCGTAATGTGCCTGCACCAAACATCATGATTTCAGATAGAGCACAGATGGTAATGCCATATCATGTTCTTTTTGATCAGTATGAGGAAGAACGTCTTGGAAAGAATTCATTTGGTTCTACCAAGTCCGGTATTGCACCATTTTATTCAGACAAATATGCAAAAATCGGTTTCCAGGTAAGTGAGTTATTCGATGAAGAGTTATTACAGGAAAAGGTAAAACGTACCTGTGAGACAAAGAACATTATGCTGGAGCATATGTATCACAAACCATTGTTAAAAGAAGAGGAACTGTTAGCAACTTTACATGAGTACAGAGACATGGTTGCGCCTTATGTGGGAGATGTCTCCTTATACTTAGATAAAGCGCTCAAAGAAGGAAAGAGAATTTTATTAGAGGGTCAGCTTGGTACGTTAAAAGATCCAGACCACGGAATCTACCCAATGGTAACATCATCTTCTACACTTGCTGCTTATGGCGCAATCGGAGCAGGAATCCCACCATACGAGATTAAGAAGATTGTGACAGTATGTAAAGCTTATTCTTCCGCAGTAGGAGCTGGTGCATTTGTCAGCGAAATCTTCGGAGATGAAGCGGATGAATTAAGACGTCGTGGTGGAGAATTTGGTGCCACAACAGGTCGTCCAAGACGTATGGGATGGTTTGACTGTGTTGCATCTAAATATGGATGCCGTATGCAGGGAACAACCGACGTTGCATTTACAGTATTAGACGTATTAGGATATTTAGATGAGATTCCGGTCTGTGTCGGATATGACATCGATGGAGAAGTCACAACAGATTTCCCTGTTACAGCGAAGTTAGAGAAAGCAAAACCTGTATTCAAAAAATTGCCAGGATGGAAATGCGATATCCGCGGTATCAAGAAATATGAAGAACTTCCAGAAAACTGTAGAAAATATGTTGAGTTCATTGAAGAGCAGATCGGTTATCCAATCACAATGGTATCCAATGGACCAGGAAGAGACGATATTATTTACCGTTAG
- a CDS encoding HAD family hydrolase gives MIRNIIFDVGKVLVEFDWEKAFHELGFEGETFERVADATVRSKAWDELDRSSLSDKEQLLAFIENAPEYEKEIKLLWENIGRCIWQYDYAMDFVKTLKKNGYHTYILSNYGRYTRECTLEALSFEKEMDGVVFSYQIQAIKPEPEIYQELLNRYHLEPDECVFLDDRQVNLDEANRQGIHTILFQGYEQACEKLRALGVQI, from the coding sequence ATGATTCGAAATATTATTTTTGATGTTGGAAAAGTTCTGGTAGAGTTTGATTGGGAAAAGGCATTTCATGAGCTGGGATTTGAAGGAGAGACCTTTGAGCGTGTTGCAGATGCAACAGTGCGTTCTAAAGCCTGGGATGAATTAGACAGAAGCAGTCTTAGCGATAAGGAGCAGCTTTTGGCATTTATCGAAAATGCACCGGAGTATGAGAAAGAAATCAAGCTTCTTTGGGAGAACATTGGACGATGCATCTGGCAGTATGATTATGCGATGGATTTTGTAAAAACATTGAAAAAGAATGGTTATCATACCTATATTTTGTCTAATTATGGAAGATACACAAGAGAGTGCACGTTAGAGGCATTGTCTTTTGAAAAAGAGATGGATGGTGTGGTCTTTTCTTATCAGATTCAGGCAATCAAGCCGGAACCAGAGATTTATCAGGAACTTTTAAACCGTTATCATTTAGAGCCGGACGAATGTGTGTTTTTAGATGACCGTCAGGTGAACTTAGATGAGGCGAACCGGCAGGGAATTCATACGATTTTATTTCAGGGTTATGAACAGGCCTGCGAAAAACTTCGTGCGTTAGGCGTGCAGATTTAA
- a CDS encoding ABC transporter permease, whose protein sequence is MLAIFKREFKSYFQTVIGWLFLAAILALYGLYFFAYNLRGGYPYVSYSISSLAIIMLIAVPVLTMRSLAEERKNKTDQLTLTSPVSVGKIVFGKYLAMVAVFSIAMAVIALTPLFLSIYGTVPFGESYVAVLGFWLYGCACIAIGLFISSITESQVIAAVLSFAVLFLGYMMSSITGMSTATNNIIIKILNCYDLYQPMKNFMSGSLDLTSVVYFLSLVALFLFLTCQSIQKRRWSLSSKKLSMGVFNVGFIVAAFAITVIVNLVVNELPTTITSIDATSTKLYSLTKDTKDYLKTLDQDITIYVLAEEKSADETLNETLQRYESLSKHVKVEYKSPTKYPSFYQQYTEDSPTSNSLIVVSDERSRVVDYHDVYEYSYDYSNYSSTIDGYDAEGQLTSAIQYVTMAESDLPVIYEIQGHGETALSGSFTEAVKKANITLSQLTLLKEDAVPEDAAAIIINAPTSDLSSDDAQKVLDYLQAGGKAILTCNFQAENLSNYNSILSAYGVTPVEGVVMDNDSSYNYSNIPYYLLPKIASSDYTTNSSTGYIFAPYSVGLTYGEDNDNTTYTSLLDTTEKSLSKTDLENFKSYEYEDGDVEGPFSVALAVEQKVDDDNTTKLVVCGSLKLLSDEANEVVSGNNVKFFTDITNQLIGDTESATSVIATKDYTLSNITVASATAFVAALMFAIVLPIFLIGIGIVIWAARRKK, encoded by the coding sequence ATGCTAGCAATTTTTAAAAGAGAATTCAAATCTTATTTTCAAACCGTGATTGGCTGGTTGTTTCTTGCAGCAATCCTTGCCCTTTATGGATTATATTTTTTCGCATATAACTTAAGAGGTGGATATCCGTATGTTTCGTATTCCATTTCCTCTTTGGCGATTATTATGCTGATTGCAGTTCCAGTTCTTACAATGCGAAGTCTTGCAGAAGAGCGGAAAAATAAGACGGATCAGCTGACGCTTACCTCACCGGTATCGGTTGGAAAAATTGTATTTGGCAAATATCTTGCCATGGTTGCAGTCTTTTCCATTGCCATGGCAGTGATTGCGCTCACGCCATTATTCTTATCCATCTATGGAACCGTTCCCTTCGGGGAAAGTTATGTAGCGGTTCTTGGATTCTGGCTATATGGCTGTGCCTGCATTGCAATCGGACTTTTCATTTCTTCCATTACAGAAAGTCAGGTAATCGCAGCGGTTCTTTCGTTTGCGGTATTGTTCCTCGGATATATGATGTCAAGCATTACCGGAATGAGTACTGCAACAAACAATATCATCATTAAGATTTTAAACTGTTACGATCTTTACCAGCCGATGAAAAATTTCATGAGCGGAAGCTTAGATCTTACCAGTGTGGTTTATTTCTTAAGTCTGGTTGCACTCTTTTTGTTCCTGACTTGTCAGTCAATTCAAAAGAGACGTTGGAGCCTTAGCTCAAAAAAGCTTTCGATGGGCGTATTCAATGTGGGATTTATCGTGGCAGCGTTTGCAATTACGGTGATTGTAAACCTTGTGGTGAATGAACTTCCAACCACCATTACCTCTATCGATGCGACTTCCACAAAGCTGTATTCACTTACAAAGGATACCAAAGATTATTTAAAAACATTAGACCAGGATATCACGATTTATGTCCTTGCAGAGGAAAAATCGGCAGATGAGACGTTAAATGAGACCCTTCAGCGTTATGAGAGTCTTTCCAAACATGTAAAAGTAGAGTATAAGAGCCCTACCAAGTATCCATCTTTTTACCAGCAGTATACAGAGGATTCTCCGACTTCAAACAGTTTGATTGTCGTAAGTGATGAGAGATCCCGTGTGGTAGATTATCATGATGTATATGAATATTCTTACGATTATTCTAATTACTCCAGCACCATTGATGGTTACGATGCAGAGGGACAGCTTACCAGTGCCATCCAGTATGTCACAATGGCGGAATCCGATTTGCCGGTAATTTATGAGATTCAAGGACACGGAGAGACAGCGCTGTCCGGCAGCTTTACAGAGGCAGTGAAGAAAGCAAATATCACCTTGTCACAGCTTACGCTTTTAAAAGAGGATGCAGTCCCAGAGGATGCGGCAGCAATTATCATCAATGCGCCAACATCTGATTTGTCATCCGACGATGCACAAAAGGTATTAGATTATCTGCAGGCAGGTGGAAAAGCAATTCTTACCTGTAATTTCCAGGCAGAAAACCTAAGCAACTATAATTCGATTTTGAGTGCCTATGGTGTGACACCGGTAGAAGGTGTGGTTATGGATAATGATTCCAGCTATAACTACTCTAATATCCCATATTATCTGCTTCCAAAGATTGCATCTTCGGATTATACGACAAACTCAAGCACGGGCTACATTTTTGCACCATATAGCGTAGGTCTTACCTATGGTGAGGATAACGATAATACAACCTATACCTCTTTGTTAGATACGACAGAAAAATCGTTATCCAAGACAGATTTGGAAAACTTCAAGAGCTATGAATATGAAGATGGGGATGTAGAAGGACCATTCTCCGTAGCACTTGCAGTAGAACAGAAGGTAGATGATGACAATACGACAAAACTGGTTGTCTGCGGTTCCCTCAAATTGTTGTCCGACGAAGCCAATGAAGTGGTATCTGGAAACAATGTGAAATTTTTCACAGATATTACAAACCAGTTGATAGGTGATACAGAGTCGGCAACGAGTGTGATTGCAACCAAGGATTATACACTAAGTAATATTACTGTGGCATCCGCAACAGCATTTGTAGCAGCACTTATGTTTGCAATTGTACTTCCAATTTTCTTAATTGGAATCGGAATTGTCATCTGGGCAGCAAGGAGAAAGAAATAA